The following proteins come from a genomic window of Spea bombifrons isolate aSpeBom1 chromosome 10, aSpeBom1.2.pri, whole genome shotgun sequence:
- the GLG1 gene encoding Golgi apparatus protein 1, which yields MAACGRVRLCWVLYVSAGLALLGRTTAGDFPAGQEVAVQPGAAASQPRRLPGWKLAEEEACREDVSRICPKHTWGNNLAVLECLQEIREADNEISSDCNHLLWNYKLNLTKDIKFESVAKEICKSTLSSMKECADETPGKGYVVSCLVDHRGNITEYQCQQYITKMTAIIYSDYRLICGFMEDCNAEINTLKCGNIRPGEKDPHSQGEVVSCLEKAIIKEAEDADTVARISDRCKQAILRVAELSSDDFHLDRHLYFACRDDRERFCETVQAGEGRVYKCLFNHKFEESMSERCRDALTTRQKLIAQDYKVSYSLAKSCKADLKKYRCNVENHPRSREARLSYLLLCLESVVHRGRTVSSECQGEMLDYRRMLMEDFSLSPEIILSCRGEIEHHCSGLHRKGRTLHCLMKVVRGEKGNIAEKCQQSLQTLVQETDPGSDYRIDRALNEACESVIQTACKHIRSGDPMILSCLMEHLYTEKMVEECEDRLLELQYFISRDWKLDPILYRKCQGDASRLCFAHSWNDTSETMPAGAVFSCLYRHAYRTEEQGRRLSRECRAEVLRILHQRALDMKLDPAMQAKCMSDLGKWCNEKTEAGQELECLQDHLEDLDVECRDVVGNLTELESEDIQIEALLMRACEPIIQNFCHEVADNQIDSGDLMECLVQNKHQKEMNEKCAVGVTHFQLVQMKDFRFSYKFKMACKEDVLKLCPNIKKKVDVVICLSTTVRNDTLQEVKEHRVSLKCRKQLRVEELEMSEDIRLEPELYEACKNDIKSVCPSIPFGNAQIIECLKESKKQLSARCHQKVFKLQETEMMDPELDYTLMRVCKQMIKRFCGDTDPKGLLQCLKQNKNSETMDPKCKQMITKRQITQNTDYRLNPVLRKSCKADIPKFCQSILNNAKDDTELEGQVISCLKVKYADQRLSPNCEDQIRVIIQETALDYRLDPQLQIQCSEEINELCGEEAAAQEPTGQVEECLKMNLLKIKSGGCKKEVLNMLKESKADIFVDPVLHTACALDIKHHCAAIPPGKGRQMSCLIEALQDKVVRLQPECKKRLQDRLDMWSYAAKVAPAEGFSDLAMQVISSPSKNYILSILLVGVCVLFFGGLFCGRITKRVAREIKDSYGRLYL from the exons ATGGCGGCCTGCGGACGTGTCCGGCTCTGCTGGGTGCTGTATGTGAGCGCAGGGCTTGCTCTGCTCGGGCGCACGACTGCGGGTGACTTTCCTGCGGGGCAGGAGGTTGCGGTACAGCCCGGTGCAGCGGCCTCACAGCCTCGCAGGTTACCCGGCTGGAAGCTGGCCGAGGAGGAGGCCTGCAGGGAGGATGTGAGCCGCATCTGCCCCAAACACACCTGGGGTAACAACCTGGCCGTGCTGGAGTGCCTTCAGGAGATCAGGGAG GCTGATAACGAAATATCATCCGACTGCAACCAT ctgcTCTGGAATTACAAGCTGAATTTGACAAAGGACATAAAATTTGAGTCTGTGGCGAAGGAGATCTGCAAGTCCACGCTGTCTTCG ATGAAGGAATGTGCTGATGAGACCCCTGGGAAGGGGTACGTGGTTTCCTGTTTGGTGGATCATCGCGGTAATATCACAGAGTACCAGTGCCAACAATACATCACCAAGATGACAGCCATTATTTACAGCGACTACCGGCTCATCTGCGGCTTTATGGAAGACTGCAATGCTGAAATCAACACTCTGAAATGTGGCAATATCCGGCCTGGGGAAAAG GACCCTCACTCCCAGGGCGAGGTAGTGTCCTGTTTGGAAAAGGCAATCATTAAAGAAGCGGAGGATGCAGACACCGTTGCGCGCATCTCGGATAGGTGCAAGCAGGCCATTTTGCGTGTGGCTGAGCTGTCCTCTGACGATTTCCATCTGGACCGCCATCTTTACTTTGCGTGCAGAGATGACAGGGAGCGTTTCTGTGAGACT GTTCAAGCTGGAGAAGGCAGAGTCTACAAATGTCTGTTCAACCACAAGTTTGAAGAATCCATGAGCGAGAGG TGCCGCGATGCCCTCACCACCAGACAGAAACTGATAGCGCAGGACTACAAGGTCAGTTATTCCCTGGCAAAGTCGTGCAAGGCTGACCTGAAGAAATACCGGTGTAACGTGGAGAATCACCCTCGCTCCAGAGAGGCTCGTCTGTCTTACCTGCTTCTGTGTCTCGAGtctgtggtgcacagag GCCGCACAGTAAGCAGCGAGTGTCAGGGGGAGATGCTGGATTACCGGCGCATGCTCATGGAAGATTTTTCTCTGAGCCCTGAGATCATCCTGAGCTGCAGAGGAGAGATTGAGCATCACTGCTCTGGGCTCCATCGGAAGGGCCGGACCTTGCACTGCCTCATGAAAGTGGTGCGCGGGGAGAAGGGCAACATAGCAGAGAAGTGTCAGCAATCG CTCCAAACCTTGGTGCAAGAGACAGACCCGGGTTCTGATTACCGAATAGACAGAGCTCTGAATGAGGCCTGTGAATCTGTGATCCAGACAGCTTGCAAGCACATTCGCTCTGGAGACCCAAT GATTTTGTCTTGTCTCATGGAGCACCTGTACACAGAGAAGATGGTAGAGGAATGTGAAGATCGCCTGCTGGAGCTGCAGTACTTCATCTCCCGAGACTGGAA ACTAGATCCCATCCTGTATCGGAAATGTCAGGGTGATGCTTCTCGCCTGTGCTTCGCTCATAGCTGGAATGATACCAGCGAGACCATGCCGGCCGGTGCGGTGTTCTCCTGTCTGTACAGACATGCCTATCGCACGGAAGAGCAGGGCAGGAGG TTGTCTCGAGAGTGCCGTGCCGAGGTCCTGCGTATTTTGCATCAGCGAGCTCTGGATATGAAGCTGGATCCAGCCATGCAGGCCAAGTGCATGAGTGATCTGGGGAAGTGGTGCAATGAGAAGACGGAGGCCGGCCAG GAGCTGGAGTGTCTGCAGGATCACTTGGAGGACCTTGATGTTGAGTGTCGAGATGTTGTGGGTAATCTGACAGAGCTAGAATCGGAG gATATTCAGATTGAAGCCCTACTCATGAGAGCTTGTGAACCCATCATCCAGAACTTCTGCCAC GAGGTGGCTGATAATCAGATAGACTCTGGGGATCTGATGGAGTGCCTCGTACAGAACAAGCACCAGAAGGAGATGAATGAGAAGTGTGCTGTGGGTGTCACTCACTTCCAGCTG GTCCAAATGAAAGATTTCCGATTTTCCTACAAGTTTAAGATGGCCTGTAAAGAGGATGTCCTGAAACTGTGTCCCAATATCAAAAAGAA GGTGGACGTTGTTATATGTCTCAGCACTACTGTCCGTAACGACACTCTGCAGGAGGTGAAGGAACATCGCGTTTCACTGAAGTGCCGCAAGCAGCTGAGGGTTGAGGAGCTGGAGATG AGCGAAGACATTCGATTGGAGCCGGAGTTGTACGAAGCCTGCAAGAATGACATCAAAAGTGTCTGTCCCAGCATCCCATTTGGAAATGCCCAG ATCATTGAATGTCTGAAAGAGAGCAAGAAGCAGCTGTCGGCACGATGCCACCAAAAAGTCTTCAAGCTCCAAGAGACAGAAATGATGGATCCTGAGCTAGACTATACCCTCATGAGAGTCTGCAAGCAGATGATTAAG AGGTTCTGCGGTGACACCGACCCTAAGGGCCTCCTGCAGTGTCTGAAACAGAACAAGAACTCTGAGACCATGGATCCCAAGTGCAAACAGATGATCACCAAGCGGCAGATAACACAGAATACAG ATTATCGCCTCAATCCTGTGCTGCGCAAGTCCTGCAAAGCAGACATCCCCAAATTCTGCCAATCCATTCTAAACAATGCCAAAGATGACACAGAACTGGAGGGCCAAGTTATTTCCTGCCTGAAAGTGAAGTATGCCGACCAG CGCTTGTCTCCCAATTGCGAGGACCAGATCCGGGTAATTATTCAAGAGACGGCTCTGGATTACCGCCTCGATCCCCAGCTGCAGATACAATGCTCTGAAGAG ATCAATGAGCTATGTGGCGAGGAAGCGGCTGCGCAGGAGCCCACAGGCCAGGTGGAAGAGTGCTTGAAAATGAACCTACTGAAAATCAAATCCGGCGGCTGCAAAAAG GAGGTGTTGAACATGCTGAAGGAAAGCAAAGCAGACATTTTTGTGGACCCCGTCCTGCACACAGCCTGCGCTCTGGATATAAAGCACCACTGCGCCGCCATTCCCCCTGGCAAAGGACGAC AGATGTCCTGCTTGATTGAAGCATTACAAGATAAAGTGGTCCGTCTGCAGCCAGAGTGCAAGAAACGGTTACAGGATCGGCTTGATATGTGGAGTTACGCGGCCAAG GTGGCACCAGCAGAAGGCTTCTCGGACCTGGCCATGCAAGTGATTAGCTCTCCGTCCAAAAACTACATCCTGTCCATCCTTTTGGTCGGGGTTTGCGTGCTGTTCTTTGGGGGCCTTTTCTGTGGGCGCATCACCAAGAGAGTGGCACGTGAGATAAAGGACAG CTACGGGAGACTGTACCTATAA